Below is a genomic region from Bacteroidota bacterium.
AGTTGATTTATGAAGTCTTAAAAGTCCTTTTATCATTGGCATTAATGTTTGTTCTCTATGATTGGGTATTGGGAAGAAAGATTGCCGAAGACTTAACCAATATTACCCAATGGGTTTTGTTATTCAGAGAAGGATTTGTATTAGTAATGATTTTCCTTTTTTTCATCTCCTACGTATTCTTGTTTGAGATTATAGATTTTATAAGATTTTGGGGGCAAGAACTACTCTTACTGATTTTAAGGCAATTCGGATTAAAAAACCCGGTTGTATTATCAAATAGCATTGCAACAACACTGGTAATTGCTAAAGTAATTCATAGACCTGACCCAACACAACGCGGGGTTGCAGGAAAAAATTTTGATGAGTTTTATGATTTTTTCTATTCAATCATGGAGGAGGAGGAAAATGGAAGACTCCCAAGTGCAAAGCAACTTCTTCAATTGTTAATCGCTTTTGCAATCATATATCCAATGTACGCATTAACAACGTATAATATCTCAATAGGATGGTTATCACTAATAATAATCGGTATAATTATAGTTTTTGGTATTTTGATTAAGAGTGTAATACAAGCAATTAAGAATAATAAGACTCAGATTGAAGATACCCTTAATTGGTTAGGAACTGAGAAAATTTTGTTGCACCTAATGCAAAGAATGGGGTTTGAGGAAATTAAGCCAAATAAGATAATCGAAAACACCAACTCAACTGATAATCTATACACAAAATTCAAATATGAAGGCATAGAATATATTGTTTATATACAATGTTCAGACAGTTCAATTAAAAGACCCCAAGTAATTGCAGCTATTGAAGTAAGTAAAATTATGAGAGACTGTCATTTAATTTATGTTGTAAGCAATGAATTAAGTGAAAAAGCAAAAGAAGTTTGGAACAGCTACTCCATAGCCGAAAAGACTTTAATACAATTTGAAAATGGAGAAGATTTGATAGAGAAATTTATTGCAGAATTTGAGTAATTTGTGATATGTGCGGAACTTTTGGACAAAAGAAACTACCTCTTAAAAAGGTAAAACAAGAGTTTTTACCTGAAACCGATATAGCCCCCAAAGAGGGTATGCAGTTAAACTTAAACACTTGGGTGGGCAAGTTTGCAGGTATTTTAACTCCCGAAAAACCCGTCGCTTATCAATGGGCAATGTTTGGTTTATGTCCGGTGTGGAATGATAAAAAGATGTACTTGTTTAATGCACGTGTAGAGGGAAAAGAAAACCCATCCAACGACCCATCTTATAGCGAAACGAAAGGAATATTTACTATGCCGAGTTTTCGGAATGCTATAAAAAGCCGCCGTTGCATTATCCCGATGGATTTTTTTATTGAAGGCTCTGAAAAGGAAAAGTATAATAAGCCGTTTCTAATCCACCGTAAGGATAGCGAACCATTTTTTTCAGCTGGTATTTATGAAGATTGGACGGACAAATCAACAGGGGAAACTATCCGCACGTTCTCAATTCTTACCACAGGCGCAACACCGCTATTACAGGAAGTTGGCCACCACCGTTCACCGCTGCTACTTGACCCTGAAACAATACCCGTATGGCTTGACCACAAAGCTGATTTAGATTTCATCGCAGAACTTATGAAACCAGCAGATACCTCAGAATTTGAGTGTTACCCTGTGGATAGTAAGATTGTAAAGTCAAAAGAGAATAATCCTGAGATTGAAATTGCCGTTAAAGAATAAGTAAAATAAAAAATACTAAATTAGCTTAGTTAAGCATTATGGAAACATTAATTTTATATAGAACCTCCTACATACCCAATGCAGGTAAGTTTAGGGTATTTCTAACCCTTAATGAGGATGTTAAAGAATATACTGGAGAAATCATAATATTCTTTGAACAAACCGATGGTAAGCCATTACTTTGGGGAATAAGAATAAAAAGGAACATTCAGGAATTAATTCTTAAAGCCCTTACAAGCTTTGATGATGATATTCATGACTTAAAGAAAGAGTTTTACAATGCAGATGTCATTCAAATTATATATAACCAAATTGAGTTATTTCTTAATGCAA
It encodes:
- a CDS encoding SOS response-associated peptidase; this translates as MCGTFGQKKLPLKKVKQEFLPETDIAPKEGMQLNLNTWVGKFAGILTPEKPVAYQWAMFGLCPVWNDKKMYLFNARVEGKENPSNDPSYSETKGIFTMPSFRNAIKSRRCIIPMDFFIEGSEKEKYNKPFLIHRKDSEPFFSAGIYEDWTDKSTGETIRTFSILTTGATPLLQEVGHHRSPLLLDPETIPVWLDHKADLDFIAELMKPADTSEFECYPVDSKIVKSKENNPEIEIAVKE